A genomic stretch from Anoplopoma fimbria isolate UVic2021 breed Golden Eagle Sablefish chromosome 8, Afim_UVic_2022, whole genome shotgun sequence includes:
- the elovl1b gene encoding elongation of very long chain fatty acids protein 1b, whose amino-acid sequence MLREMQEVGSHAMDIYNYLLAGIDPRLKEYPLMQTPLPMSAILLSYLFFVMYFGPRMMANRKPFQLKEAMIVYNFTLVALSIIIVYEFLMSGWTTTYTWRCDPVDTSDSPEALRMVRVAWLFWFSKIIELIDTVFFVLRKKHGQVTFLHIFHHSFMPWTWWWGIVYAPGGMGSFHAMVNSTVHIIMYFYYGLSAAGPRFQKFLWWKKYMTAIQLIQFVLVSLHATQYYFMDSCDYQFPMILHLIWIYGTFFFVLFSNFWIQAYVKGKRLPKQDVNQCQNGTAVYSNGKHHENGINHGASNGSARQENGSSSHLSKMKKA is encoded by the exons ATGCTTCGAGAGATGCAGGAGGTTGGCTCGCATGCCATGGATATCTACAACTACCTCTTGGCAGGAATCG ATCCACGGCTGAAGGAATATCCACTGATGCAGACTCCTCTTCCCATGTCTGCTATATTGCTGTCTTACCTCTTCTTTGTAATGTACTTTGGACCGCGCATGATGGCCAATCGCAAGCCCTTCCAGCTTAAGGAAGCTATGATAGTCTACAACTTCACGCTAGTGGCACTGTCAATAATCATCGTCTACGAA TTCCTGATGTCTGGTTGGACCACAACATATACCTGGCGATGTGACCCAGTCGATACGTCCGACAGTCCTGAAGCACTTCGG ATGGTCCGAGTGGCCTGGCTCTTCTGGTTCTCCAAGATTATTGAGCTCATCGACACG GTCTTCTTTGTGTTGCGGAAAAAGCACGGGCAGGTGACCTTCCTGCACATCTTCCACCACTCCTTCATGCCCTGGACCTGGTGGTGGGGAATTGTCTATGCTCCTG GTGGAATGGGATCTTTCCATGCCATGGTGAATTCCACCGTCCACATCATCATGTATTTCTACTACGGCCTTTCTGCTGCTGGACCACGCTTCCAGAAGTTTttgtggtggaagaagtacatGACTGCCATCCAGCTG ATCCAGTTTGTCCTGGTATCTCTCCACGCTACCCAGTATTACTTCATGGACAGCTGCGACTACCAGTTTCCCATGATCCTCCACCTCATCTGGATATACGGAACCTTCTTCTTCGTGCTCTTCTCCAACTTCTGGATCCAGGCTTACGTGAAGGGCAAGCGCTTGCCGAAACAGGATGTTAATCAGTGTCAGAACGGCACAGCTGTCTATAGCAACGGCAAGCACCACGAGAACGGCATCAACCACGGCGCCAGCAACGGCTCCGCTCGCCAAGAGAACGGAAGCAGCAGTCATTTGAGCAAGATGAAGAAAGCTTAG
- the zfyve9b gene encoding zinc finger FYVE domain-containing protein 9, whose translation MLKFFSARDDENESLLGAITEDEGDNPSLQDTKHHWLNRPCVLVLNNGDVSKPGLGCGQIRPESPSKTSSDASVRSSFEPCEKKPSEHPAKTASPSQLEEGSCTVTSISSWGESCFGESPSPLEDSVVEEKELEESRLEQQSCSSEASAAPSTPSLDETNGRGSKELQSQFKAVSSNGGDETDSSNAEAAGEEGAMGDCAASPLDPDNESQLSPVGILSKDRGAVLGEVAPVWVPDAQAQVCMKCGVKFTFTKRRHHCRACGKIFCSLCSSLKFRLTHLDGKEGRVCISCHSTLIKRTPPRGKRRVWFADDILPKKQSESAPTTPVRGFSPLMRRALGGAEACGPYGWGTTALVSSSANLIPLVGLPPILTSTGVKGGKTGFMPFEDYTVEEQPSEMLLIQELESGRPKPLVFVLNANLLAMVKLVNYVNRKCWCVTTKGMHAVGQVEVVLLLQCLPEEKSFPKDIFSHIIQLYRDTLTGKVVKHLSLSLFGSSFLGSEEHAGFLYIRSTLQSLQALPLPNQPYLFGLLVHRAEVAWAKAFPLRLMLRLGAEYRFYPCPLYSVRFRKPLFGEIGHTIMRLLVDFRNYRYSLPMVPGLTVDLEAQRTCIKIPTTGYNELMKALNKSNEHVLAIGACFNETADSHLICVQGDDGQYQTQAISIHNQPRKVTGSCFFIFSSALKASAGYLAKSSIVEDGLMVQITVETMAELRRSLRDMKDYSVTCGRLDQSDSQELVCVQWVEEKCSVNKGVISPIDGKSMESISSMKMFQKSEYKENGKIIRWTEVFFLQRGNHPKGGASDSAEHDRLTERIARAFCLALCPHLKLLKEDGMAKLGLRVAFESQEVGFVAGSNGLPLPAQYLNALDSVLIPVIHSRGRKRGDEPIVMELIFYILENIT comes from the exons atgctGAAGTTCTTCTCAGCGCGGGATGATGAGAATGAAAGCCTGCTGGGAGCAATAACAGAAG ATGAAGGAGACAATCCATCTCTTCAGGACACCAAGCACCACTGGCTCAACAGACCCTGTGTGCTGGTGCTCAACAATGGGGACGTGTCCAAACCGGGATTGGGTTGTGGCCAAATACGACCAGAATCTCCGTCCAAGACTTCTTCAGATGCGTCAGTCAGAAGCAGCTTTGAGCCATGTGAGAAGAAACCGTCTGAACATCCTGCCAAAACGGCTTCCCCCTCCCAGCTGGAGGAAGGCAGCTGCACTGTGACCTCCATCTCCTCGTGGGGTGAGAGTTGTTTCGGGGAGTCTCCCAGCCCCTTG GAGGACTCTGTGGTTGAggagaaggagctggaggagagccGGCTGGAGCAGCAGTCCTGCAGCTCGGAGGCGTCAGCAGCACCCTCTACTCCCTCACTTGATGAGACAAACGGCAGGGGGTCCAAGGAGCTCCAGAGCCAGTTTAAGGCGGTCAGCTCTAATGGAGGAGATGAGACGGACAGCAGCAACGCCGAGGCAGCCGGTGAGGAGGGAGCGATGGGGGACTGTGCAGCTTCTCCTCTGGATCCGGACAACGAGTCCCAGCTGAGCCCCGTTGGCATTCTGTCCAAGGATCGGGGCGCTGTCCTCGGGGAGGTAGCTCCAGTGTGGGTCCCTGATGCTCAGGCGCAGGTCTGCATGAAGTGTGGGGTCAAGTTTACGTTTACTAAGAGGAGGCATCACTGCCGGGCCTGTGGGAAG ATTTTTTGTTCGCTTTGCTCCAGTCTGAAGTTCAGACTGACACATCTGGATGGCAAGGAGGGACGAGTTTGTATTTCCTGTCATTCAACCCTCATCAAAA GGACACCTCCAAGGGGGAAAAGGAGGGTGTGGTTTGCAGATGACATCCTCCCCAAGAAGCAGTCGGAGTCTGCTCCGACCACACCGGTCCGAGGGTTCTCACCGCTGATGAGACGAGCGCTGGGCGGGGCG GAGGCCTGCGGTCCTTACGGCTGGGGCACCACAGCTTTAGTGAGCAGCTCTGCCAACCTCATCCCCCTCGTTGGCCTCCCACCCATCCTCACCTCCACAGGAGTCAAAGGAGGTAAGACAGGTTTCATGCCATTTGAGG ATTACACTGTGGAGGAGCAGCCCTCTGAGATGCTGCTCATTCAGGAGCTGGAGAGTGGAAGGCCCAAGCCCCTGGTGTTCGTCCTCAATGCTAACCTGCTTGCTATGGTCAAGCTGGTCAACT ATGTTAACAGGAAGTGCTGGTGCGTGACAACAAAGGGAATGCACGCTGTGGGCcaggtggaggtggtgttgtTGCTGCAGTGTTTGCCTGAAGAGAAAAGCTTCCCCAAAGACATTTTCAGCCACATTATCCAGCTGTACCGGGACACCCTCACAG GAAAGGTTGTGAAACACCTGTCGCTGTCCTTGTTCGGCAGTAGCTTCCTGGGTAGTGAGGAGCACGCAGGCTTCCTGTACATCCGCTCCACTCTCCAGTCCCTTCAAGCTCTACCTCTGCCCAACCAGCCCTACCTCTTTGGCCTGCTGGTCCACAGAGCAGAGGTGGCCTGGGCCAAAGCCTTTCCCTTGCGCCTCATGCTGCGATTGGGGGCCGAATACAGAT ttTACCCGTGTCCTCTGTACAGCGTGCGTTTTAGGAAGCCCTTGTTTGGGGAAATTGGCCACACCATAATGAGACTGTTAGTG GACTTTAGGAATTACCGTTACAGCCTACCAATGGTGCCGGGGCTCACTGTGGATCTAGAGGCTCAGAGGACCTGCATAAAGATACCGACCACTGGGTATAATGAG CTAATGAAGGCTTTGAATAAGTCCAATGAGCATGTGCTGGCCATTGGGGCGTGCTTCAACGAGACTGCAGACTCCCACCTCATCTGCGTGCAAGGAGACGATGGCCAGTATCAGACCCAGGCCATCAGCATCCACAATCAGCCACGCAAAG tTACTGGATCGTGCTTTTTTATATTCAGCAGTGCACTGAAAGCCTCTGCAGGATACCTTGCCAAGTCCAGCATTGTAGAAG ATGGACTGATGGTGCAGATCACCGTGGAAACCATGGCCGAGCTCCGCCGGTCGCTACGGGACATGAAAGACTACTCAGTCACCTGTGGACGTCTCGACCaatcagacagccaggagctAGTGTGTGTACAGTGGGTGGAGGAGAAATGCTCTGTGAATAAGGG AGTTATAAGCCCCATAGATGGGAAATCAATGGAGTCCATCAGCAGTATGAAGATGTTTCAGAAGTCAGAATACAAAGAAAACGGAAAGATCATCCGCTGGACAGAA GTGTTCTTCCTGCAGAGGGGGAATCACCCCAAAGGAGGAGCGAGTGACTCCGCTGAACACGACCGGTTAACGGAGCGGATCGCCCGGGCCTTTTGCTTGGCACTGTGTCCTCACCTCAAACTGCTGAAAGAGGACGGGATGGCCAAGCTGGGGCTGCGTGTGGCCTTTGAATCTCAAGAG GTGGGATTTGTGGCTGGGAGCAATGGGCTTCCCCTCCCTGCTCAGTACCTGAACGCCCTGGACAGCGTGCTGATCCCCGTCATACACAGCAGGGGGCGCAAGAGAGGAGATGAGCCCATTGTGATGGAGCTCATCTTTTACATCCTGGAGAACATCACttag
- the btf3l4 gene encoding transcription factor BTF3 homolog 4, protein MNQEKLAKLQAQVRIGGKGSARRKKKVVHRTATADDKKLQSSLKKLAVNNIAGIEEVNMIKDDGTVIHFNNPKVQASLSANTFAITGHAETKQLTEMLPGILSQLGADSLSSLRKLAEQFPRQALDSKAPKAEDIEEEDDDVPDLVENFDEASKNEAN, encoded by the exons ATGAATCAAGAAAAATTGGCAAAGCTTCAAGCCCAGGTCCGGATAGGGGGAAAG GGATCTGCACGTAGGAAGAAGAAGGTCGTACACAGAACTGCAACAGCTGATGACAAAAAGCTTCAGAGTTCACTTAAGAAGTTGGCTGTCAACAATATTGCTGGAATTGAGGAG GTGAACATGATCAAGGACGACGGGACTGTGATCCACTTCAACAACCCCAAAGTTCAGGCCTCTCTGTCCGCCAACACCTTCGCCATCACGGGCCACGCAGAGACCAAGCAGCTGACAGAGATGCTTCCGGGCATCCTCAGTCAGCTGGGAGCAGACAGCCTCAGCAGCCTGCGCAAACTGGCAGAACAGTTCCCTCGGCAAG CTCTCGACAGCAAGGCTCCAAAGGCAGAGGACATtgaggaagaggatgacgaTGTTCCAG ATCTAGTGGAGAACTTCGATGAAGCGTCGAAGAACGAGGCAAACTGA
- the ptgfr gene encoding prostaglandin F2-alpha receptor, which yields MSTMSMANGSSETGCRSEVRPSNNTCSQKDLSITASAISMTVGIFSNSLALFILVKSYNRIRIKSKASFLLFASSLVLTDLLGHLINGSLVIIVYSFHKKWETFDPHSIVCSVFGACMVFFGLSPLFLGSAMAVERCLGVTRPIFHSTAMASHHMKRLLGLTWLLAALVAVLPVLLWRPYTVQSSRSWCFFHMEEPKDWLDVLLPLIFSMLGLLALLLSIVCNAMTSCTLLRARLRRKHHCRGTSYHIEMICQLLGIMLVSCVCWGPLLICVIMLSTRAKDESASFNLLMVVRMATWNQILDPWVYILLRKAVLRKMFMLLNGCWGPKSHYLQRWQRSILHSSMETSNSGFGPTDCRYLARLPLQDTAMKSIT from the exons ATGTCCACCATGTCAATGGCCAATGGGAGCTCAGAAACAGGttgcaggtcagaggtcagaccaAGCAACAACACCTGCAGCCAGAAGGACCTGTCTATCACCGCCTCCGCCATCTCCATGACTGTGGGCATCTTCTCCAACAGCCTCGCGCTCTTCATCCTCGTCAAATCCTACAACCGCATCCGGATCAAGTCCAAGGCGTCCTTCCTGCTGTTTGCCAGCAGCCTGGTGCTCACCGACCTGCTGGGTCACCTCATCAACGGCTCCCTGGTGATCATCGTCTACAGCTTCCACAAGAAATGGGAGACGTTCGACCCTCACAGCATCGTGTGCAGCGTCTTCGGGGCGTGCATGGTGTTCTTCGGTCTGAGCCCCTTGTTCCTGGGAAGCGCCATGGCGGTGGAGCGCTGCCTTGGAGTCACCAGGCCTATCTTCCACTCCACAGCGATGGCATCCCACCACATGAAGCGGCTGCTGGGACTCACCTGGCTGCTCGCTGCCCTGGTGGCTGTGCTGCCAGTGCTGCTGTGGAGGCCCTACACGGTTCAGAGCTCCAGGAGCTGGTGCTTCTTCCATATGGAGGAACCTAAAGACTGGCTGGATGTGCTCCTCCCACTGATTTTCTCTATGCTGGGGCTGCTGGCCCTACTGCTCTCCATTGTGTGCAATGCAATGACAAGCTGCACTCTACTGCGGGCCAGACTGCGCCGCAAGCATCATTGTAGAGGCACGTCCTACCACATCGAGATGATCTGCCAGCTGCTGGGGATCATGTTGGTGTCCTGCGTGTGCTGGGGCCCATTACTG ATCTGTGTCATCATGCTGAGCACCAGAGCCAAGGACGAGTCTGCGTCCTTCAATCTCCTGATGGTGGTGCGTATGGCTACGTGGAACCAGATCCTGGACCCCTGGGTCTACATCCTGCTGAGGAAGGCTGTTCTGAGGAAAATGTTCATGTTGCTCAACGGCTGCTGGGGCCCAAAGTCTCACTATCTACAACGCTGGCAGCGCAGCATTCTCCACAGCTCCATGGAGACCAGCAACTCGGGCTTTGGTCCGACTGACTGCCGCTACCTCGCTAGATTACCTCTGCAAGATACTGCGATGAAATCCATCACCTGA